In Aulosira sp. FACHB-615, the DNA window ATCTGATTTAGATTTTTGGCTGTGACCTATTTTATGGACTAACAATATATTTTTAATACTATCGGAAAATTTACCATACTATGTCAAACTTTACCGAATAAATCGACAAATATTCACTTTTTTGTTCTTGCAAAAGAATAGCCTAGGCTAAAATCTTCCGCCAGTGATTCACTGCTATTTGCAATTCTTTCGCTAACCAACTATCAAACTGCTGATACACAGGTAAACGTGGTACTAACCCCCACCCCGCAGGTTGTAAAATTTCTGTCAACTCTTGTTCCTGAATATGTGGATAATCAGGATTCACTTCATCTATCGGCCCTATCCCACCTAAATCCCTCGCACCAGCTTCAATACAAGCCAGTAACCATTGCTCATCTTTAACTAAATTGGGTGGAATTTGAATTGTAATCTCTGGCGGTAAAATTTGACGTGCTTTGCTAATAACTGCTGGTAATTGATGGGGGTCAAATGGTGGTGCATCAAATATTTGCTGGTTCCCTGGACTATGAGGTTGCAAAATCACTTCTTGAATGTGATGGTAGCGTTGATGAATATGAGATATGGCTGCTAAGGTTGTCCACCAATCATCTGCGGTTTCGCCAATTCCTAAAAGTAAACCGGTGGTGAA includes these proteins:
- the cofG gene encoding 7,8-didemethyl-8-hydroxy-5-deazariboflavin synthase subunit CofG; the encoded protein is MTNANSAIVTYSPAYTIVPTYECFNRCAYCNFRTNPGESPWLTLSAAEEILKRLKNEKVCEILILSGEVHPNSPQRQAWFQRIYDLCASALAMGFLPHTNAGPLSFAEMRQLKNVNVSMGLMLEQLTPALLKTVHRYAPSKVAELRLQQLQWAGELQIPFTTGLLLGIGETADDWWTTLAAISHIHQRYHHIQEVILQPHSPGNQQIFDAPPFDPHQLPAVISKARQILPPEITIQIPPNLVKDEQWLLACIEAGARDLGGIGPIDEVNPDYPHIQEQELTEILQPAGWGLVPRLPVYQQFDSWLAKELQIAVNHWRKILA